The Lewinellaceae bacterium genome has a segment encoding these proteins:
- a CDS encoding trans-2-enoyl-CoA reductase family protein, which translates to MIIEPKTRGFICITAHPKGCEQNVLNQIEYIKSKKAIKSGKKVLVIGASTGFGLASRITSAFVSNAATIGVFFEKPPMEGKTASAGWYNTAAFENEAHKAGLYAKSINGDAFSNEVKAQTMKLIKEDLGQVDLVIYSLASPVRTHPNSGMRYKSTLKPIGKSFTDKTVDFHTGEVKAITIEPCTGEDIENTVAVMGGEDWEMWINALKQENLLSSGFKTVAFSYIGPELTEAVYRKGTIGKAKDHLEKTAFSISDALKDINGKAYISVNKALVTQSSSAIPVIPLYISLLYKVMKAKGLQEGCIEQIYRLFNDRLYLESVPTDEAGRIRLDDWEMRPDVQEKVSELWAQASTETLPEIGDLEGYKTEFFNLFGFHFDGIDYEKDADEMVDIPGLQL; encoded by the coding sequence ATGATAATAGAACCAAAGACTCGCGGATTTATTTGCATTACGGCCCATCCAAAAGGCTGTGAGCAAAATGTACTGAATCAAATTGAATATATAAAATCAAAAAAAGCCATCAAAAGTGGCAAAAAAGTGCTGGTGATTGGGGCTTCAACAGGATTTGGACTGGCTTCGAGGATCACCAGTGCCTTTGTGTCCAATGCGGCTACCATTGGCGTTTTTTTTGAAAAACCACCCATGGAAGGCAAAACAGCATCTGCCGGATGGTATAACACAGCGGCTTTTGAAAATGAAGCGCATAAGGCTGGTTTATATGCTAAAAGTATAAATGGGGATGCCTTCTCAAATGAAGTCAAGGCGCAGACCATGAAATTAATAAAAGAAGATTTAGGCCAGGTGGATTTGGTGATATACTCTCTGGCTTCTCCTGTCCGGACACATCCCAATAGCGGAATGCGGTACAAATCTACCTTGAAACCCATTGGAAAATCATTTACGGATAAAACAGTTGATTTTCACACCGGAGAGGTCAAGGCTATTACCATAGAACCTTGTACCGGGGAAGATATTGAAAATACCGTAGCCGTGATGGGAGGCGAAGATTGGGAAATGTGGATCAATGCTTTAAAACAGGAAAATTTGCTCTCTTCCGGATTTAAAACGGTTGCCTTTTCCTATATTGGTCCTGAACTGACCGAGGCTGTTTACAGGAAAGGTACCATTGGCAAGGCAAAGGACCATTTGGAAAAAACAGCTTTTTCCATTTCCGATGCGTTGAAAGATATCAATGGGAAGGCCTATATATCTGTAAACAAAGCGCTGGTCACCCAATCCAGTTCAGCCATCCCTGTAATTCCTTTGTACATTTCTCTGTTATACAAAGTAATGAAAGCCAAAGGCCTCCAGGAAGGCTGTATTGAACAAATTTACAGGCTTTTCAATGATCGCTTGTATCTTGAAAGCGTACCCACAGATGAAGCGGGACGAATTAGACTGGACGACTGGGAAATGCGCCCAGATGTTCAGGAGAAAGTATCGGAATTATGGGCGCAGGCCTCCACGGAAACCCTGCCGGAAATTGGAGACTTAGAGGGCTATAAAACAGAATTTTTCAATCTGTTCGGTTTTCATTTTGATGGAATTGATTATGAAAAGGATGCCGACGAAATGGTTGATATTCCGGGGTTACAATTATAA
- a CDS encoding TonB-dependent receptor gives MTINRTIILFLAIFALGNSPLCGQTKENIEEVVVLEKRIEIPYSDQTRSIQVITAEQIKNAPVNNIQELLNYQAGIDIRQRGPHGVQADAGIRGGTFEQVLILLNGVKISDPQTGHHSLNIPVDIENIERIEILKGPGARIFGQNAFAGAINIITKTPDKNGLKAQVTYGEHALLGGKISGSKLSGNWHHTLSGSHDQSDGYKYNTDYGISNIFYQAGRDLAQGKVGLMAGFTNRAFGANGFYASPDYKDQYEAVQTSLVTMSYNQFLTEKLVLKSNLYWRRNQDEYLFLRQDPDYFRNFHINNTLGGEVNLMAYNGLGILGVGVDINKVWLSSNNLGKRNRTVVSLSAEQRFNLLDGKLSITPGIQLNTYSDFKTVFLPGIDLGYQLTDHLNLIANAGYTYRVPSYTDLYYNGPVNIGNVNLQPERALSYEVGLKTRKIQGLDAQFSLFYRDGMDIIDWIKEKPEDVVWTANNIAKLSHFGVESNATVYLASLLKRKHYWLDNINIGFTYIHAEVKESGAESRYALENLKYQITSGLRLNYLKGKLFQTISARYFDRVNLDDYFVLNTRLTWQSGHFRIFANVSNVFDTKYKETNLVEMPGRWASMGLSVDLF, from the coding sequence ATGACAATCAATCGAACAATCATTCTTTTCCTGGCGATTTTTGCCTTGGGAAATAGTCCTTTATGCGGCCAAACCAAAGAGAATATAGAAGAGGTCGTTGTATTGGAAAAAAGAATTGAAATACCTTATTCCGATCAAACCCGGAGTATACAGGTTATTACCGCTGAACAGATCAAAAATGCACCGGTAAACAATATCCAGGAATTATTGAATTACCAGGCAGGCATTGACATCCGCCAAAGGGGGCCGCATGGTGTACAGGCCGATGCAGGCATCAGGGGGGGCACTTTTGAGCAGGTCCTTATTTTATTGAACGGCGTAAAAATATCAGACCCCCAGACAGGACACCATTCACTGAACATTCCTGTCGATATTGAAAATATTGAGCGCATTGAAATACTCAAAGGCCCCGGAGCCAGGATCTTTGGCCAAAATGCTTTTGCCGGAGCCATCAATATCATTACCAAAACGCCCGACAAAAATGGACTGAAAGCCCAGGTCACTTATGGAGAGCATGCCTTGTTGGGCGGGAAAATTTCCGGATCAAAGTTATCCGGAAACTGGCATCATACCCTTTCCGGAAGCCATGACCAAAGCGACGGGTACAAGTATAATACAGATTATGGGATAAGCAATATTTTTTACCAGGCAGGAAGGGATCTTGCTCAAGGAAAAGTTGGGCTTATGGCAGGGTTCACCAATCGGGCATTTGGAGCCAACGGCTTTTATGCCAGCCCCGATTACAAGGATCAGTACGAAGCGGTTCAAACCAGCCTCGTAACCATGAGTTATAATCAATTTCTAACCGAGAAACTGGTTTTAAAAAGCAATTTATACTGGAGGCGCAATCAGGATGAATACCTCTTTCTACGTCAGGATCCGGATTATTTCAGAAACTTCCATATCAACAATACCCTCGGCGGGGAAGTAAATTTAATGGCATATAATGGCCTCGGTATACTGGGAGTTGGGGTTGATATCAATAAAGTTTGGCTGTCAAGTAATAACTTGGGTAAACGGAACCGGACGGTGGTGAGCCTTTCTGCTGAGCAACGATTCAATTTGCTGGATGGAAAGCTCAGCATTACTCCGGGTATTCAACTCAATACCTACTCAGACTTTAAAACTGTTTTTTTGCCGGGGATCGACCTGGGTTACCAGTTGACGGATCATTTGAATTTAATCGCAAATGCCGGTTACACCTACAGGGTGCCTTCCTATACGGATCTATATTACAATGGGCCGGTCAATATCGGAAATGTAAATTTACAACCGGAGCGCGCACTAAGTTACGAAGTCGGGCTTAAAACCCGAAAAATTCAGGGACTTGATGCCCAGTTTAGCCTGTTTTATCGCGATGGTATGGATATCATCGATTGGATTAAGGAAAAACCTGAAGATGTGGTATGGACGGCAAATAACATTGCCAAACTCTCCCATTTCGGCGTAGAAAGCAATGCAACGGTCTATTTGGCTTCTTTGCTAAAGCGGAAGCATTACTGGCTGGATAATATTAATATTGGATTCACCTACATCCATGCAGAGGTAAAAGAAAGCGGCGCTGAATCGCGCTATGCGCTGGAAAATCTCAAATATCAAATTACTTCTGGTTTAAGATTGAATTATTTGAAAGGAAAATTATTCCAGACTATTTCGGCAAGATATTTTGACCGAGTGAATCTGGATGACTATTTTGTGCTGAATACCAGATTGACGTGGCAGTCCGGTCATTTCAGGATATTCGCCAATGTGAGTAATGTCTTCGACACGAAATACAAAGAAACGAATCTTGTGGAAATGCCCGGAAGATGGGCTTCAATGGGGTTGTCCGTTGATTTATTTTAA
- a CDS encoding N(4)-(beta-N-acetylglucosaminyl)-L-asparaginase, with amino-acid sequence MQNRRKFLKLSVLTGGAMLTQSACIPKESEERSTTTPDAQNDSIQTKPVIISTWNHGLDANKVAWSVLKAGGSALDAAEQGVRVVESDPKVSSVGYGGAPDRDGKVTLDACIMNHKNQCGSVAFLQHIENPISVARKVMEETEHVMLVGEGALQFALEKGFKKKNLLTEEAKKNWEKWLKTSQYKPIINIENHDTIGLLVMDAEGNLSGACTTSGMAYKLHGRVGDSPIIGAGLFVDNEVGGACATGVGEAVIRIAGSAIVVELMRQGKSPQEACKEAVERIIRKHDNIDNMQVGFIALNKKGEYGGYSIYNGFNFALKTETIENLTDVPYFKENGKDGN; translated from the coding sequence ATGCAAAACAGAAGAAAATTCCTGAAACTATCTGTGCTCACAGGAGGAGCTATGTTGACTCAATCGGCATGTATTCCCAAAGAATCTGAGGAGAGAAGCACCACGACCCCGGATGCCCAAAACGATAGCATTCAAACGAAGCCTGTTATTATTTCTACCTGGAATCACGGACTGGATGCCAATAAAGTGGCCTGGAGTGTATTGAAAGCGGGCGGAAGCGCCCTGGATGCCGCTGAACAGGGCGTTAGGGTCGTCGAATCAGATCCCAAGGTTTCCAGCGTCGGGTATGGTGGCGCACCGGACAGGGATGGCAAGGTAACCCTTGATGCATGCATCATGAATCATAAAAATCAATGTGGATCCGTTGCCTTTTTGCAACATATAGAAAATCCAATTTCTGTGGCCAGGAAGGTCATGGAAGAAACGGAACACGTAATGCTGGTGGGCGAAGGAGCTCTGCAATTTGCCCTGGAAAAGGGATTTAAAAAAAAGAACCTTCTAACAGAGGAGGCTAAAAAGAACTGGGAAAAATGGTTGAAAACTTCACAATACAAACCCATCATCAATATCGAAAACCATGACACCATCGGTTTATTGGTCATGGATGCCGAAGGGAACCTTTCCGGGGCCTGTACCACCAGCGGAATGGCATACAAATTACACGGAAGAGTAGGGGACTCGCCGATTATTGGAGCAGGCCTTTTTGTAGATAACGAAGTGGGCGGGGCTTGTGCTACCGGCGTCGGAGAGGCCGTTATTCGGATCGCGGGAAGCGCTATTGTAGTGGAACTGATGCGCCAGGGGAAATCACCCCAGGAGGCCTGCAAAGAAGCTGTGGAACGAATTATTCGAAAACATGACAATATAGACAATATGCAGGTAGGTTTTATTGCCCTCAATAAGAAAGGGGAATACGGAGGATACAGTATTTACAACGGTTTTAATTTCGCCCTAAAAACGGAGACCATAGAAAATTTAACGGATGTCCCTTACTTTAAAGAAAATGGGAAAGATGGAAATTGA
- a CDS encoding copper homeostasis protein CutC produces the protein MEIEICLEEPETAVLADQSGAKRIELCSALDLGGLTPSFGLIQTCVTQCDLEVFVMIRPRGGDFVYSAEELAIMEADLVAAKNAGAHGVVFGCLTEKNELDLAANRTLIQKSKELGLGTTFHRAFDFCTQPEKSLFDLIDMGFDRLLTSGQKPRAIDGIDLIKKLVRIAEDRIQIMAGSGVNAENAFMLSATGIHAIHFTARKPVSLEDPLNMGLKYIPDPEKIKQIIHAIS, from the coding sequence ATGGAAATTGAAATATGCCTTGAGGAACCGGAAACAGCTGTGCTGGCCGATCAATCAGGCGCGAAACGAATAGAGCTGTGCAGCGCCCTTGACCTGGGTGGACTTACTCCTTCCTTCGGGCTCATCCAAACCTGTGTTACCCAATGTGATCTTGAGGTTTTCGTAATGATAAGGCCACGGGGAGGAGATTTCGTGTACTCAGCTGAAGAATTGGCCATTATGGAAGCAGACTTAGTGGCGGCAAAAAACGCGGGAGCACATGGCGTGGTTTTTGGCTGTCTGACCGAGAAGAACGAATTGGATCTGGCGGCCAATAGAACATTGATCCAAAAATCAAAAGAGCTGGGCCTCGGAACCACCTTTCACAGAGCTTTTGATTTTTGTACACAGCCTGAAAAATCTCTCTTTGACCTGATCGATATGGGCTTTGACCGGCTTTTGACTTCAGGACAAAAACCACGAGCTATCGATGGAATTGATCTCATTAAAAAGCTCGTCAGAATAGCGGAAGACCGGATTCAGATCATGGCAGGCAGTGGGGTCAACGCAGAAAATGCATTCATGCTCTCTGCAACAGGGATACATGCCATTCATTTTACGGCCAGAAAACCTGTCAGCTTAGAAGATCCCCTGAATATGGGGCTAAAATATATTCCCGATCCAGAAAAAATAAAACAAATTATTCATGCAATCAGTTAA
- a CDS encoding glycoside hydrolase family 2 protein: MNQLTFGQQVHQKALPSNWEFQLSPSGTNGPEAKSLSGQWFPAKVPGVIHTDLLTNKLIEDPFWETNEIKLQWIERENWDYRTTFEITKEDLSYQHLEVVFEGLDTYADVFINGNKIISSINMFRAWRAEIRDLLRQGQNEVLVKFRTPLIENKQKLEDYPVKLPSGNETVDLQVGSFTRKAAYHFGWDWGPRFVGCGIWRPVYIEQWNVAKITDVFCRTISMDKDTAIVKIQVEVEADIPAETDYSLNFNGRKIACTLKPGNNLVVFDYQITSPKLWWPNGLGDPYLYDLAVELTSGNKLVDRSLTHFGVRTIKLVNQPDEIGTSFYFEVNGFPVFMKGANYIPQDIFLTEVTPDRYQKLIADAKGANMNMLRVWGGGIYENDLFYQLCDQNGILVYQDFMFAGSMYPDFDDFKQNIKEEVAYNIKRLRNHPCIALWCGNNEIEVAWANWGWQKKFGYSEKDSLRIWNNYLSIFREMIPSQVGLLDPDRQYVSTSPLSNWGKPEKFNHSSMHYWGVWHGKEPFENFKTNVGRFMAEYGFQSFPSMETIRKFASDSSFYLESATMANRQKSYIGNGMIKSYTESWYGESNSFEEFVELSQKVQAEGIKMAIKAHRMNKPHCMGTLFWQLNDCWPGPSWSSMDYYGTYKPLMEVARKFYQPVIGIMDTDNKNFDITLVSDKRERVEGQMMVRLINLNDEIQREWNLPFKLHPNEVQKVFTIETKELLKGLKEKNVYMELDLISENNLIFNDTFYFVKPKDLGKN, translated from the coding sequence ATGAATCAATTAACCTTCGGACAGCAAGTACACCAAAAAGCCCTTCCCTCAAATTGGGAATTCCAGCTTTCCCCTTCAGGAACCAATGGCCCCGAAGCAAAAAGCCTGAGCGGACAGTGGTTTCCGGCCAAGGTACCCGGCGTGATTCACACAGATTTACTGACTAACAAACTGATTGAAGATCCTTTTTGGGAAACAAACGAAATAAAATTGCAATGGATAGAGCGGGAGAATTGGGATTATCGGACAACCTTTGAAATAACGAAGGAAGATTTGTCCTACCAACACCTGGAAGTTGTGTTCGAAGGACTGGATACCTATGCCGATGTTTTTATCAACGGCAATAAAATCATTTCATCGATCAATATGTTCCGAGCCTGGCGGGCTGAAATACGGGATTTGCTCCGACAGGGTCAAAATGAAGTATTGGTCAAATTCAGGACGCCGCTGATCGAAAACAAACAAAAACTGGAGGATTATCCGGTGAAGCTGCCTTCAGGCAATGAAACGGTTGATCTCCAGGTGGGTTCATTTACCCGCAAGGCAGCCTATCATTTCGGATGGGACTGGGGGCCACGATTCGTAGGTTGTGGCATCTGGCGACCGGTATATATTGAACAATGGAATGTAGCTAAAATTACGGACGTTTTTTGTCGGACGATTTCAATGGACAAGGATACGGCCATCGTAAAGATCCAGGTTGAAGTGGAAGCGGATATACCCGCTGAGACGGATTATAGTTTGAATTTTAATGGCAGAAAAATAGCCTGCACCCTAAAGCCTGGAAACAATCTGGTGGTATTCGATTACCAGATTACCTCCCCTAAATTATGGTGGCCCAATGGCCTGGGGGATCCATATCTCTATGATCTTGCAGTTGAACTGACCAGTGGCAACAAACTCGTTGACAGGTCTTTAACTCATTTTGGCGTCAGGACAATCAAGCTGGTCAACCAACCCGATGAAATAGGTACTTCCTTTTATTTTGAAGTAAATGGCTTCCCTGTGTTTATGAAAGGGGCCAATTATATCCCCCAGGATATTTTTCTCACTGAAGTCACGCCTGATCGTTATCAAAAACTCATTGCCGACGCCAAAGGAGCCAATATGAATATGCTTCGGGTATGGGGAGGGGGTATTTATGAAAATGACCTTTTTTATCAACTATGTGATCAAAACGGCATTCTGGTTTACCAGGATTTTATGTTTGCCGGAAGCATGTATCCGGATTTCGACGATTTCAAGCAAAATATAAAAGAAGAGGTAGCCTACAATATCAAAAGGCTACGCAACCATCCCTGCATCGCTCTTTGGTGCGGAAACAATGAAATAGAGGTGGCCTGGGCCAATTGGGGCTGGCAGAAAAAATTCGGATATTCAGAAAAAGATTCACTTAGAATATGGAACAACTACCTGAGTATTTTCCGGGAGATGATCCCTTCACAGGTGGGTTTGCTTGACCCTGACCGGCAATATGTGAGCACTTCTCCTTTGAGTAACTGGGGGAAACCCGAAAAATTCAATCACAGTTCCATGCATTATTGGGGCGTTTGGCACGGAAAAGAACCCTTTGAAAATTTCAAGACCAACGTGGGAAGATTTATGGCAGAATACGGTTTTCAGTCTTTCCCCTCCATGGAGACCATCCGAAAGTTTGCTTCCGACAGCAGTTTTTACCTGGAATCTGCCACCATGGCCAATCGCCAAAAGAGCTACATCGGCAACGGGATGATCAAAAGCTATACCGAAAGCTGGTACGGAGAATCGAATTCTTTTGAGGAGTTTGTCGAATTGAGCCAGAAAGTCCAGGCAGAAGGCATAAAAATGGCGATTAAGGCCCATAGGATGAATAAACCGCATTGCATGGGTACGCTGTTCTGGCAACTTAACGATTGCTGGCCAGGGCCCTCCTGGAGCAGTATGGATTATTACGGAACATACAAACCACTGATGGAGGTCGCCAGAAAATTTTACCAGCCTGTTATCGGGATCATGGATACCGATAACAAGAATTTTGATATCACCCTCGTTTCAGATAAACGGGAAAGGGTAGAAGGACAAATGATGGTTCGGCTTATCAATTTGAATGATGAAATTCAGCGGGAATGGAATTTGCCTTTCAAACTTCATCCCAATGAGGTTCAAAAAGTATTCACGATTGAAACAAAAGAATTGCTTAAGGGCCTTAAAGAAAAAAATGTATATATGGAATTGGATCTTATTTCGGAAAATAACCTGATCTTTAATGATACTTTTTATTTTGTCAAGCCCAAAGATCTTGGAAAAAATTAA
- a CDS encoding TolC family protein, whose protein sequence is MSNNIKSGLLLFFFALVNFASAQEILLKDEAVRMTLENNYDLQIINNQLEVADNNTSIFNTGYLPTVSTNAAASVDLGGSKITFADGHTQSVSGAATKRSNASIGANYLIYDGKRRAYNLEGLKVARSIAELNVRQGIEFTLLQLFTAYYDIAQITLDVNAQQQTLEVSKKRLQRAQYQFDYGQGSKLNILNAEVDVNRDSINYRNLERLLANSKRNLNLILRNDLGNDFQVDTLVLYTAGLSLPDLVQNAKVNNVELLLAEQNITQSDYSLKLAEANKLPTVGSSLSYSWSLTDNALGENPSAFQTDLIRNNGLNIGLSASWNIFDGGVTRTRIQNAKIAMANQQLNRSALEQEIERDVINAWETYQNALFVLEAEDKNLETNRRNFRYTDEKFSIGQVSSVEYRQAQLNLLNATRNYNQAKFDAKVIELSLLQLSGQLIGAQY, encoded by the coding sequence ATGAGTAATAATATTAAATCAGGACTTCTCCTTTTTTTCTTTGCTTTAGTAAATTTCGCTTCGGCACAGGAAATCTTGCTAAAAGACGAGGCTGTCCGAATGACACTGGAAAACAATTACGATCTGCAAATTATCAACAATCAGCTGGAAGTTGCAGACAACAATACCAGTATTTTTAATACCGGGTATTTGCCAACGGTTTCTACCAATGCCGCGGCAAGTGTTGATCTTGGTGGATCGAAAATTACCTTTGCCGACGGACATACCCAAAGTGTGAGTGGCGCCGCGACAAAACGCTCCAATGCCTCCATTGGGGCTAATTATCTTATTTATGATGGCAAAAGGCGTGCATACAACCTGGAAGGACTCAAAGTGGCTCGTTCGATTGCCGAGCTTAATGTAAGGCAAGGCATTGAATTTACCCTCCTTCAATTGTTTACGGCCTATTATGATATCGCACAGATTACGCTCGATGTCAATGCACAACAGCAAACGCTGGAAGTTTCAAAAAAACGTCTTCAAAGAGCCCAATATCAATTCGATTATGGCCAGGGTTCTAAATTAAATATCCTTAACGCTGAAGTTGATGTAAATCGTGACAGCATCAATTACAGGAACCTGGAAAGATTGTTGGCCAATTCAAAACGCAACCTGAACCTTATTTTGCGCAACGACCTGGGAAATGATTTCCAGGTGGATACCCTCGTTTTATACACTGCCGGACTCTCCCTTCCCGACCTGGTGCAGAATGCTAAAGTCAATAATGTTGAATTGCTTTTGGCAGAACAAAATATTACCCAAAGCGACTACAGTCTCAAATTGGCTGAAGCCAATAAATTGCCGACAGTGGGATCCAGTCTCTCCTACTCCTGGAGCTTAACCGATAACGCATTGGGGGAGAATCCGAGTGCTTTTCAAACGGACCTGATCCGAAATAATGGCCTTAATATAGGCTTGAGTGCTTCCTGGAATATCTTTGACGGAGGGGTTACCCGGACGAGGATTCAGAATGCTAAAATTGCCATGGCCAACCAACAGCTGAACCGATCAGCCCTGGAACAGGAAATTGAACGCGACGTGATCAATGCCTGGGAGACCTACCAGAATGCATTATTTGTCCTGGAAGCTGAAGACAAAAACCTGGAAACCAACCGGAGGAATTTTCGCTATACCGATGAAAAATTCAGCATTGGCCAGGTTTCTTCGGTGGAATACCGGCAGGCGCAATTAAATTTACTCAATGCAACCCGCAATTACAACCAGGCTAAATTTGATGCCAAAGTCATTGAACTTTCTCTTTTGCAATTGAGCGGGCAATTGATCGGGGCACAGTATTAG